The DNA region GCTGGCGCGCGCGACGCGACTGCTTCTGGCGGCTTGGGCCGACCAGCTTCTCGCGGGGTGGCTGGCCGCTTCGCTCGCCGCTCTCCTGTTGCGCGCCGTCGCGAGCGCGCGGCGCCCGCAGCTGCCGGTCGTCGAGTGATTCCCGCTCGCGCCTGGCCGAGCGTCCAAAGCCAGCCGGCGTGACGGCTCGCAGAGGAGCTGGAATGCGTTTCCCTTCCGTGTCGACGGCAACCTGGCGACGTCAGGGTCTCGTGGTCGCCGCCAGCTGCTGCCTCGGTCTCTTCCCACTCTGGGCGCACGGCGCGGAACAGAACAAGCCCAGTCGCGAATCGATCGAGGCGGAAGCGCGCAAACTGCAGCGCGCCATCGACAGCCGCCGGGCGGTGCTGGATTCCCTCGCGGGGCTCGAGATCGCCGTCCCGGATTCTCTCACCGAGGCGGTGCAGTCCGAACTGGAATCCCTGCAGGAGCGGCTCGAGGTCGAACGCGAGCGGCTGCAGGAGCTGCAGGAAAAGCTGCCGCTCCTCCCTGGCTCCGACACGGAGCTGCTGCCGCCCCGGCCGCCGCGGCGCAAGATGGTCGCCTACAACATGATCCGCTTCGGCGAGGACGTCGAGGTGAGCCGCGACGAAACGGTCAACGGCGACGCCATCATCGTCGGCGGCGATCTGCTGGTGCAGGGCGAAGTGGACGGCGACGCCATCGTCATCGCCGGCAACCTGCAGCTCGGACGCAATGCCATGGTCCGCGGCCAGGCCATCGCCGTCGGCGGGCGCGTCGAAACCAACGCCGGCGCGGTGATCGAAGGGCAGACCGTGAGCCTGACGCTCTTCCCGCGCCGCTTCCCTTGGTTCCCCGGCGCCTGGCCTCCATGGGTCGGTCTCGTCCTGGATCTGCTCAAGCTGGCCTTCCTCGTTCTGGTCTCCGGGCTGTTGCTGGCGCTGGTGCCGGATCGCCTGCTGCGGGCGCGGGAGCTCCTGGCCGATTCGTTCCTGCGCTGTTTCGGCGTCGGGTTGCTGGTGTTGATGGGCGGCTCCTGTGCCGTCACGGTGACGGTGATCCTCCTCGCCGTCACCTTGGTGGGCATTCCGGCGGCGCTGGTGCTCGCCTTCGCGGTGGCGCTGCTGTTCCTCGCCAGCCTCTTGGTCGGCGTTCTCCTGATCGGTGACCGGTTGCAAGAGATGTTGCACCAGTCGTCGCGAGCGCCACTCTACAGCGTGCTCCTCGGCTTGGCTCTAGTCCTCCTGCCGGAAATCATCGCCGATCTCTTGCACTTCACCCTCCCCGAACCGTTCCGCCAGCTGGGCTTCGGCTTGCTCTCCTCGGTGCTGGTTCTCGCCACCGTCTCGGCCGGTTTGGGAGCCCTGGTGCTCTCGCGCTTCGGCACCGGCTGGTCGCGGCAAAGCCCCCAGGCTCCGGGCTGAGGCCGGGCTGGATTCCCCAAGCGCAGAAGCCGCGCCGGCGTCTGCCGGAGACGGCGTGAGCGGCGGGGCGCCGCCGTAGGGCGCGCTCTGCCTGCCGAAGGCGCCGAAGGTGGACACGAGGCTGGCCTCGCCGCTGCCCGGCCGGCGCGCGACAGGGCCGCCGGCGGCATAGCGCTTGCGGAAGCACCGCTCGCAGGCTACCGCGCTGCCGTCGACTAAATCCCGCTCTCTCTTCTTCCTCCCGTGATTCCGATCCGCTCCGCGTCCGTGGACACGCGCGCCAGCGCGCGACCCGGCCGGGGTCTGCTCCACCCATGCGCGCTGCGTTCCGCCACCAGCTCGCGCGGCACGGTGTCGTGCTGGCGCTGGCTCTCGCTGCCACGGTGCCGCCGGTGCAAGCCGACGACCCCGTTCTCTGGAAGCTCCAGAACGGCATCCAGGCCACCATCTATCCGCCCGACTACATCCTGGAACACATGACGCTCCGCCGCGGCGGGGAGCTGCTGCTCGTCGTCGACGATGTCTTCTATGGTCTGGTCACGGACATCGACGATCCCATCATCGCCAACAAGGGAGACGGCCGCTTCCATCCCCTGCAGCTGGACGCGGTGATCGCGGCGCTGCGGGCGATCCGCCTGGAGGATGGACGTCTGCGCGTGCGCATCTACGTTCTCCCCTTCCCGCGCCGGGAGGTCATGGACAGCTCGGCGCGAGACGACGTGATCATGCTCACGCCGGGGGTGCGCGAGGCGGGAGAGCAGCACGTGCACTTCACCGTCACCCACGAGATCGGTCATTCGTATCAGTACGCCTGGATGCCCGACACCAACACGGCCCTCTGGAAGCGGTACGCGCGCCTGCGCGGGATCCACGACACCTCGGTCTACCACGCGGCGGCAGAGCACAAGAACCGGCCGCACGAGATCTTCGCCGAGGATTTCCGCTTCCTCTTCGGTAGCGACCTGGCCAACGCCAGCGGCACCATCGAGAACGACGTCCTGGCGGTACCCACCGAGGTGGAGGGCCTGACGGATTTCTTGGTGCGACTGCCCGAAGCGCGGCGCGCCAGCGCCCCGACCGCCCACACCACGGCGACCGCCCCACCGCTCCGCCGCGAATAAGCGCTCCGTAGCCGCGGCGCGACTTCTGCCGGCGCTGCCTCTCGAAACCAGCCGCTCCCCATCGGCTATGATGGCGCCACACCGCGACCCCGGGAGGGCGCATGGCGGGGGCGCTGGTCGCCTTCGAGGGCATCGATCAAGCGGGCAAGCAGACGCAGGCGCGAGCGGTGCAGCAGCACCTGCAGTCTCTCGGCCTCGCCTGCGAGCTGCGCTGGTATCCCGACTACGAGACGCCCATCGGCGCCCTCATCCGCAGTGCCCTCGTCGATGCCACACCGCTGGCACCGCGGGCGCGCACCATGCTCTTCGCGGCCAACCGCTGGGAGCGCGATGGCGCGGTGCGCGAGCTCCTGGGCACCCACGCCGTGGTGCTCGTGGACCGCTACTCCTGGTCGAACGTGGTCTACGGGCTGGCGCAGGGCTACGACGAGACCTGGCTGCGCGGCCTCGAAGCGGGCCTCGCCGAGGCGGATCTCACCGTCTTCGTCGACATCGCTCCGGAGGAATCACGGCGCCGGAAGGCCCGTGACCGCGACGGTTTCGAGCGCGACCAGGCGCTGCTCGAGAGCGCCCGCGCCCACTATCTCCGCTTCGCCCAGCAGCCTGGCTGGATGGTCGTGGATGGCATGCAGCCGCCGCCGATGGTGACTGCCGCCATCTTGCGCGGTCTCGGCGCGCGGCTCGGCGCGCGGTTCCCGCCCCTCGCTGCTTTGCGCGGCTGAGCGCCCGTGACCGGCGCACATCGACGACGCTCTCAAGGGGAGTGGCCGCTGTCCGGCGCCGCGAGCCGGCGCTCGTTGTGGGGGGCCCGAGCGGGGGGTGCCGCCGGGGACGGCGGTTCGCGGGGCAACTCCGCCGGCTTGAAACCGGGGGAGCGGGCCTTCACGCGCTTGTCTCCGAAGCCGGTCATGCCGACCACCATACCACCCAACGTCTGGGTGAGGCCGCTGATGCCGCCGCCGTCGCTACGGCCGCGGATCGTGCCGCGCAACCAGGCGTCCAGCTGGTTCAGGTCTTCGACCGTGAGCGGCGCCAGGGTCGCGGTCACCACGACGTAGTAGGTCCTCCCGTCCTGGAAGAGTTGGCGGCCGAAATAGGGCGGTTCGTTGCTGGACGGACCGCGGGCGACGCGGCTCACGTAGGCGGT from Candidatus Krumholzibacteriia bacterium includes:
- the tmk gene encoding dTMP kinase, producing the protein MAGALVAFEGIDQAGKQTQARAVQQHLQSLGLACELRWYPDYETPIGALIRSALVDATPLAPRARTMLFAANRWERDGAVRELLGTHAVVLVDRYSWSNVVYGLAQGYDETWLRGLEAGLAEADLTVFVDIAPEESRRRKARDRDGFERDQALLESARAHYLRFAQQPGWMVVDGMQPPPMVTAAILRGLGARLGARFPPLAALRG
- a CDS encoding DUF4390 domain-containing protein, with protein sequence MSGRGRCRAGCAWGLAAAVGLVAGAEAAELRLDRVAATSQGYVYVEFEFEAPFEGMYHDALSSGLPTTLNYTIEVWQQRSGWWDKLEATYERRFRILRDLLNDLYYVVTPEEALRFTHEDSLTAYVSRVARGPSSNEPPYFGRQLFQDGRTYYVVVTATLAPLTVEDLNQLDAWLRGTIRGRSDGGGISGLTQTLGGMVVGMTGFGDKRVKARSPGFKPAELPREPPSPAAPPARAPHNERRLAAPDSGHSP